From Xyrauchen texanus isolate HMW12.3.18 chromosome 44, RBS_HiC_50CHRs, whole genome shotgun sequence:
GTAAAGAAaggattataatttaattatcctTTATAAGGCTACGTTTCACTAACTGTTATTATAGTGGCTCCCTGttctaattaatttacaaatgcattaataTGACCCCATATTAGGCGGGCAAATTGTAATCATGACTGCGCAAATGTTGCGTATTTTTTACCCGCTTGAATAACCTTTTCTCTAACACGGAAGTAAGCAGCAAATCGAGTGCTAGCTCCGACCTTCGCATATTTTGCAAATGATTGTTTCCTTAAACACGTCTTGCAAATGATGCACAGTCTCCACCCTGAAAATgcataacacatttaaaaactgGAAGCATAAGTTTGCAGATCTGGCACCGGATTTCGATGTGACATGTGGGATAGCAGTTGTGATCGTGTTGTCCTGCGTTCTTTCTGTCCTTACATATTACTCGGATATTTCTGACAACTTTTTTAGTTTGGAGTCCAGTGATGTCCTCGGTGGCCATGGTAAGAGTTATTTATAACTTATATGTTCGAAAACGCCTCAAATATGATTATGTTGTTCTCTAAGcagtaagtaaataaatacaactacccataacattatttttgtttgttgggtggataatatttaaatatcactTGTCAATATCAGATTCACTGTCCTTAGAAATCAGTAATGGAGCTGTGACAAACagccctgctttaataaaaaaagaatttgaTTGTGGCCTGCGcgtgttagccaatcagaatgcTCTCTGCCAAACCCCAACCAATGGCGTGAGGTTGGGGCGGGACTACCTGAAGACAGGGAGAGGAACCCCGTTTGGAAATAGTTATTATTTATGCGATTACAGCTTTAACcaacacattttgtaatgtacTGATTAAggattaaagggtaactaaaccctaaaccaactttttttagttaatgatctgtaagcatggggctttattagtactggtcattgattcaagtaattgttttgacatttgtgtataaagtgttttaattctacaatatatggtgtaaaaacgtctgagtgctgccctcttcaggttgaacggtggctactgcagttgaattttcctattggctgttgcggtacttcgtgacgtaagcggtgacagctgacgtaagcaggttccagctcaccacgccagattcatgtacatgtcgtcttgcgaccgtgcaaggaataataataacatagagtctgacagcagctgtcaattaatccgtcaatacgagtctcaggtgccccccccccccactgctcagccccgcactcggttcgttccctctatccccgccggggtctgcccacttttcctgcattttcaaatatttctagtgggtggagtcagactcagagcaggtgtttagttaccctttaagttatAGACTGTTAACAGGTCTCACTGTTAATTATAATTGGCCAGTATTTGAAATGACATTTTCAGGACACCTAAGGGATAGCATAACCTGTTTGCATCATACTTGTAGAATGTTTGTGTAACTTGTGCTTCATCTTTGGCCTCTTTCTCCACAGTCTACAAACTCTTCACCTATTGCCTCTACCACAAAAATATGACCGGTTTGGTCCTAAGTGCCATAGTGATGTTGTATCCCTGTACTGGACTGGAGAAAGGCGTAGGAACAGTACGATTCCTTTACCAGTTACTGCTGCTGTCAGCCATCAGTGGACTGCTGCATGTGCTGCTGGAGTCATTGCTGTTCTCCCCGTCCTATAGGAGCTCAGTGAATGGGCTAATCCCATTGGCTCTGTCCGTACTAGGAAGGGTGACCGTCAGTTCTGCTATGCAGAAGGCATATCTTATGGGCATTAATGTGCCCACTACGTCACTGCCCTGGATTTTTTTGATAATTATAACCCTCTTCTTCCCAGACACTTTCTTCATTTGTAATGTGCTTGCCATTATCACAGGCACAATATGTATCCTTCAATCGGGTCGTATGTACAGTATGATTTAAAGGGGAATGTGTGATTTTtctattcaaataattttttaatttacctCATACTGCAAGATTGGGTTTTAAAGATGATAATTTTATGATCTAAACTCATACAATTGGTGATAAATGATGTAGTTAAAAGAACAAAGTTGTATGTATTTTTAACTCCACACCAGCTGATCATGTATTTCAACTCCAACTCTGTTCCTTAACTTAGTGCGTTGCTTCAGATGGAAAGGGATGGTTTTCATTGTTAGATATGTCAGAACCTAGAGCCTCTGTCTTAGAGAAGAGGTTTCCCTTTCGTTTGCTTAAGCAGATACCTGGAGTACAGTTCATCCCAGCCTCGGCAGAAGAGTGTAAAAAGCGCCTTGACCTGACGTGAGTAACAAGTGAAATGCACCTGTTTAGCACAATACATTCTAGTATAAAAAATTATGGGAAATTGTTTATAATCTGAGGCATGGGTTTTATGGCTTAAAAGTTTAAGTAACTGTGGTATTCAGTACAAATagacatttttttgtatgtttcttGGGATATATTGTAATGATTGATCTTAATATCTGTAATTCCAGAGACATTCCCCCAGGATCATACCCTGTCCAGGCCTACGCCCCAGTAAATGCCGCCACTGGTCAACCCAACACTTTCAATGGTTGGCCCCACTCAACATATCCCCAGCAAAACTACACATTCCCCCCTCCTTTCACTGGAAGCTCTAATATCGGCATTGGTCATGGACATCTTCATGGGCACAGTCATCATCAGTTTCCTGTCCATCACACTGGCAGCCCATCAACGCCAATGTCTCCTTATGCTACGACTCATTTAAGCCCTCCGTTTAACATGACAGGGCAGCCGGTCTGTAAACTACCTCAGCCAGGAGTTCCATTTACACCTCAAATCTCTCATTCAGAGTCTGGTGTACCAGTCTTTCCCCCAACTCCATCAGAATACTCTTAATTTGATTCCTTGTGCCAACAATTTTGTTTCAGATACCTCATATCTTGTTCCCAGGAACAAATGTCTCCATGTGTGCTAAAAAGTGGTTGATAGACATCGTTTAACAgtaatttgtttttgtacttcCATTTTACGTAGTTGTTAGGCTTGCTACAGAACATTTATATCTTTTTGTaccttaaaattaataaatggaatACAATTTTTCTATTATATTTTTCGTGTGTAAATGAATGCcttgttatatttaaataatttgatttgtACAGACAAATATACTTTGAAGctggcttcactttttccacattttgttatgttacagtcttattccaaaatggattaaaataattattttcctaaaaagtctacaaacaatacaccacaatgacaacgtgaaagaatttTTGAAATCcttgtaaatttattaaaaatgaaaaaaaaaaaaacaagtattcacagcctttgttcaATACTATGTTGAagtacctttggcaccaattacagcctcaagtctttttgggtatgatgctacaagcttggcacacctatttttgggcagtttctcccaaaTGCACAGCCATTTGCAGATCTCtgggtctgggctctggctgggccactcaaggactttCACAGAGtagtcccgtagccactcctttgttatcttggcggTGTGCTTAGGGCCGTTGTCCTGTTGTAAGATGAAACTTTGCCCCAGAGTGCTCTggaacaggttttcatcaaggatgtctctgtacattgctggattcatctttccctcaatcctgatgAGTCTCCCAGTTccagctgctgaaaaacatccccacagcatgatgctgccaccaccatgcttcactgtagcgatggtattggccaggtggtGAGCTTTCCTCCAGAcgtgacgcttgccattcaggccaaagagatcaatcttggtttcatcagacaagagaattgtttctcatggtctgagagtccttcaggtgccttttggcaaactccaggcgggctgtcatgtgccttttactgaggagtggcttccatctgacCACTCTACAATACAGgcttgattggtggagtgctgcagagatggttgttcttctggaagtttctcctctgtccacagagaaatgctggagctctgtcagagtgaccattgggttcttagtcacctccctgactaagcccCTTCTCACCAGATCGCTCAGTtaggctgggcggccagctcagaagagtcctggtggttccagaCTTcttcatttatggatgatggaggccactgtgctcatttgaaaatttttctgtaccctttcccagatctgtgccttgatacaatcctgtctcggaggtctgcAGACAGTtacttggacttcatggcttggtttgtgttctaacatgcactgttaactgtgggaacttatatagacaggtgtgtgcctttccaaatcatgtccaatcaactgaatttaccacaggtggatcaagttttagaaacatctcaaggatgatcagtggaaacaggatgcacctgagctcaattttgagtgtcatggcaaaggctgtgaatacttatgtacatgtgatttttgtaatttttttattcatttgcataggtttcaaacaaacttcttttaagttgtcattatgggatattgtttgtagaattttgaggaaaataatgaatataatccattttggaataaggctgtaacataacaaaatgtgaaaaagtgaagcgctgtgaatagtttccagatgcactgtatattgctTAATTTGTATACATTGCATGAACACATTTTTGCACAAAGCCTATGTGCAAGTGACAtcactgacaaaaaaaaataagggATATTACCCAATGGATAGGGATTGTAATGCTGTTGCAGCATTAGCTCACCAGCAGGCTATACTGAGAAGCAGTCAACTGATGTCAAATCAAAACCATAGGAAAAGGACATTAAAACcccatacactcactgagcactttattaagaacaccagtacacctacatattcatgcagttatctaatcagccagtcgtgaGGCAGcaatgtaatgcataaaatcaaacaaatatgggtcagcagcttcagttaatgttcacatccaccATCAGAATCGGGAAAAACGTGATCTCTGATTTTGACCGTGAtatgattgatggtgccagatgagctggtgttagtatttctgtaactgctgatcttatgggattttcacacacaacagtctctagagtttacttcagaatggtgacaaaaacaaaaaacatccagtgagtggcagttctgcagaaggaaatgccttgttgatatgagaggtcaatggagaatggcctgGATACGAGCTGACAAATGCTACTGTAGTGAGTAGAATAGAACCTCAGagtgcacaacatgtcgaaccttgaaacgattgggctacagcagcagaacacctgttctggcactttattaggaccatggtgttcctaataaagtgctcagtgagtgtatttttccctttatgacatttttaaccttttaaattgCTGTGGAAATTCATATTCAATAAAATGTTCAGGGACTTGAGATCTGACCATGAACAGCTGACAAGTTTGCTTAAAACTTtgttaaattacataaaaaataaatataagggaCTTATTGACACTTCTCCCAATCATGGAAGTCATGTTGATTGCATAATTGCTCACACATAGTAATCCATAGTGTTTCTAGGGAAAGATACATAAAATAAGTGGCAAAACATATTCAAACCACAAGAAATCAGTCCAGTAGTAACAAACAAACATCACATGACCAAAAAGTCTGACCTAAAATTGTTGATTTCTGTTAATGcattacaaaacatttgtttttatttacaatgtTGGAAAAAACCTAATCCAAAGTTAAGAGAAAATTCTCAATAATTTATGTAATACATTACAAGTGATATTTGCAGTCTTTTAATACAGggataaaacaatacaaagaacatgacagaatatatacacacaaatattctTTAAAAGTCCTCACTCgaaaaagaaacagagaaacCATTTGCATACTTGACCTACATTTCCTCAAAAGTGGATATCTAATACTGCTTAGGGTTCAAATTCAGCAAAATAATTTACTGTAGTTTGTATATAATTAAACGCATCTAATTTAATTTTCAGCAAAGTGAATCAgagtatgaaaataaatattacaaaatgtcaaaaaagaatgTTTAAAACTAATGCCATTTTGTGTGATGTTCTGACCACTGAAGAATTTGGCCCTGTGCAGTAACTTAATTCATCACAACCTGACAGAAACAAATCAGTCATATTAGGTGCATGCAAACACAGAtattttcagcgctacatttatCTCTAGCTATACTATGTAAGGAAACAAATCATTTGAGGTATAGTGGCATGTATTGGTGTGTTAGTTGGTTTAACTCCAAACATCTTGTGAGTATCGTCCCTTGGTCATCAGCTTCTTGAAATAGTCCACAGCCTGAGTGTGTGTCAGGCCGCCTACCTCCTGGGCAATCTCATGGAAGGCAGTCTGGACATCCCGAGCCATGTTACGTGCATCACTGCAAGGaaacattttgtaattacatAGTCCAACCAAATACACTGTTGGAAAAACATCATGATCTTTAAAGATACAGTGTataggggtcctgggtagctcagcgcaatgagccacgttataagatgcgcggattggcggtctcagaagcggaggcaactgagacttgacctccgccacctggatttaggtgagtaaccacgccaccatgaggacctactaagtagtggaaattgggcattccaaatttggagaaaaggggataataaaaaagatacagtgtataatattgataaatggccccatttatcttttattttaatcagcTTTATGATTGCAGACATATACACAGTCACTATATAAATATATGGAAGAATTGTAATGATTGGAAGCTGTTATTCCTCTAAAACCCAGCCTGTTACAATTAGTACAGATTGTGTTTATAAGAGTATTATCTATGTTTTTTATGCAAACTGTAGTAGATTCAACATAATAGTTCTTACCCGCAAACATAAATGTGGGCATTATTTGAGTGTATAATTTTCCACAAGTGCTCCTTGTTCTTCTTCAGAAGATGTTGCACATATACCTTTGAAAACAGTGCAGAGACCACAAAATTACTTAGGCTTTTATGtacttaaattataaaaatgtattttatattctgAAAAACTACTCATCAAATAACTTTTATAATGACATTAAATTAGGATGCATGCACCTACAAAGTTTAGCCTAAAGTTAAAGGCATTTCCTGAGGAAACAACATATGATGTAATACATAAAATGAGTCACACACCTTCTGCTCCTGATCTCTTGAAAAGGCAACATTAAGCTGTGTCAGCACACCTGCCCTCTCAAAATCCTCTAGTTCCAGCTGGTACAGGAAGTCCTCATTTTTGTGGCGACAACCAAAGTAAAGTATTGTCTCACCAACTTCTTTTCCTGCAACAGAGAGCAAAAATTGGATGGACCATAAGTTTAGGAACAATCTGTATCAgtatgtgaaatatgtttttcaaTGCCCTCCCACTTTATCAGGCATCTTGGTTACATAAGcatttttccttttaatttttccatagagatttcataaaatccttcataaaagaattGAATCAGcatataaactttgatttgaagcagagatgtatttgaaaattggacaaaaatgtaCAAGACTAAGAACTTACTGTCTTTCATGAGgaaatcccatgaagcactgcaaatGACGTAAACGCATGAAAAATTATAGAGAAAAAAATTGGTGGTCACGTTTTGGTGGTCTTTTGTCTTCTGGATCATGGGTAGAGTAGTTCTTTACcagaaatttctttcttttttttttttttaaaagacattgaAATAATATGGACTGATGTCTTCAACAGAAATAACAGACTTGGTCAGtttaaaggtttatatgttatcgttaaaaatcaatCCGATTTTTAATCCTGGAAACGGACTGTTGCGTTCTATTGGGTTTCATGCAGATAATTTATAATTCATGTATATGTGCTCTGTAAATTAAAGTGAAAAGCCGCACCTTGTTCTTTCTGCAATGCTCTCTCCTGAATGAAGCCCATGAAGGGAGCAATGCCAGTTCCGGGTCCGATCATGACCACAGGATTACTGGCTTTGAAGGGAAGACGGAATTGGGATCTTCTAACATACATGGGAACGGTGGGCTTATGGCCATTGTCAGTAATAACTTTGTTCTTGAGCCAGTTGGTAGCCACACCTTTGAAGACTCTTTCTGTTTTGGTAGTGTACTCGACCACCACAGCACAGATGTGTACAGAGGTTGGATGGACCTGAAATGAGGAGGTGCAGCGTTTGGGTCAACCTAATGAAGTTGCCGATTCTAGGACTTGAGAAATATGGCACAGAAAACGGATCTCACCTTGGCGGAGGAGGCAATGGAATAGTATCGAGCCTGAAGTCGAGGCAGAAGTTCACACATGTGGTCTATACGAGGGTACAAGGATGGTAGATCTTCTAGAATAGCCAGGATGTTCCTCTCGGAATCCACAACCCAGTTCTGGTATAAAGCCTAAAAGGAACAAACATgtgaataaaactgcttttctgGAAACTTGATATAATCCCCAGCATTGAATGTTAGTTAATTTGAACCTTACCTTTGCTTCTGGTGAGGCAGAGGCCACCTTGCGCATGATTTCCTGTTCTTTGGGATCAGTGGCGTACTGCGCCAGCTCATACAGTACATTTGTGCGAGGCGGGTTGTTGATATCGAGGTAATGGGTCAGTGCCATGCGGTACGTGGTTGGACACGGGAATGGGTGCTTTTTATTGGACTCCTCTGCAAATAGAAATATAATTTGCAATATTTCATAGGCAATTGTGTCTTCAGCATTTCATTAAGTATTTAGTTTTatccattttatattatatagtttcaaataaaatcactttaaatgACTAGGTACAAAACAACCGTATTCCATagatgccatcccatatgttgTATGCAATTCAAATTAAACATCAATGTTTAATCCTGAAATCCCCCAATGTTAAaattccaaatatatatatataccatccAGGTTTTTGAGAGAGATGACAGTATCAAGATCTACTCCAAGTCTTTCTCCTATTCTGTTGACCACTGCCGCATCATTTGTGGGGTAAACTGCAACATGATCTCCAGCATCATATCTGTGTTGAGCAGGACAGATTTGGcaatactttgaaatgtggacattttaaaaaatactgtataatcaGTGTTGGGAAGTAACTACAGTAACTAAAATTAGCAATGCCATTAACTTAACatgatagtttatccaaaaattacaattctcgaatcatttacacacccttattccatcccagatgtgtgtgactttcttctgcagaacacggaagatgtttagaagaatatctcagctctgtaggtccataaaatgcaagtgaagggtgaccaaaactcaagtggtttaatctatatcttcagaagcaacatgataggtgtgagtgagaattttgtatattttttactattaacCTGTCAAAAAGCCCTACtatgggtgcttctcatttccaaCATTGTGCATCCTTGTTTGCACGCACCTTCGCCTTGAGCCCGTGACACCGATCAAAGTCTGGCATCATAAAGGATGTATCAGTTCTCTAAATAAACAGAAAGGAGGCAAG
This genomic window contains:
- the LOC127636752 gene encoding NADPH--cytochrome P450 reductase-like isoform X3, producing the protein MGCMFSLPQDRLAAAERSQPICETSFIEKLKKTNRNIVVFYGSQTGTAEEFSNRLAKDAHRYGMKGMAADPEEYDMSELSRLKEIPNSLAVFCMATYGEGDPTDNAQEFYDWMQGTDDNLEGVNFAVFGLGNKTYEHFNAMGKYIDKRLAELGGKRVFDLGLGDDDSNLEEDFISWKEQFWPAVCEFFGVEATGEDSSIRQFELVVHNDINMNQVYTGEMGRLKSFQTQKPPFDSKNPFLAPVTVNRKLNKGGSRHLMHLELDISNSKIRYDAGDHVAVYPTNDAAVVNRIGERLGVDLDTVISLKNLDEESNKKHPFPCPTTYRMALTHYLDINNPPRTNVLYELAQYATDPKEQEIMRKVASASPEAKALYQNWVVDSERNILAILEDLPSLYPRIDHMCELLPRLQARYYSIASSAKVHPTSVHICAVVVEYTTKTERVFKGVATNWLKNKVITDNGHKPTVPMYVRRSQFRLPFKASNPVVMIGPGTGIAPFMGFIQERALQKEQGKEVGETILYFGCRHKNEDFLYQLELEDFERAGVLTQLNVAFSRDQEQKVYVQHLLKKNKEHLWKIIHSNNAHIYVCGDARNMARDVQTAFHEIAQEVGGLTHTQAVDYFKKLMTKGRYSQDVWS
- the LOC127636543 gene encoding rhomboid domain-containing protein 2-like produces the protein MHNTFKNWKHKFADLAPDFDVTCGIAVVIVLSCVLSVLTYYSDISDNFFSLESSDVLGGHVYKLFTYCLYHKNMTGLVLSAIVMLYPCTGLEKGVGTVRFLYQLLLLSAISGLLHVLLESLLFSPSYRSSVNGLIPLALSVLGRVTVSSAMQKAYLMGINVPTTSLPWIFLIIITLFFPDTFFICNVLAIITGTIYGKGWFSLLDMSEPRASVLEKRFPFRLLKQIPGVQFIPASAEECKKRLDLTDIPPGSYPVQAYAPVNAATGQPNTFNGWPHSTYPQQNYTFPPPFTGSSNIGIGHGHLHGHSHHQFPVHHTGSPSTPMSPYATTHLSPPFNMTGQPVCKLPQPGVPFTPQISHSESGVPVFPPTPSEYS
- the LOC127636752 gene encoding NADPH--cytochrome P450 reductase-like isoform X1, with amino-acid sequence MAEGHICSLISMKMEDMEGKMLSEKDQNPEPFLTSLDIFLFSLIAGLFIYWFFFRRRPEPVPEIKTVTTSASQPICETSFIEKLKKTNRNIVVFYGSQTGTAEEFSNRLAKDAHRYGMKGMAADPEEYDMSELSRLKEIPNSLAVFCMATYGEGDPTDNAQEFYDWMQGTDDNLEGVNFAVFGLGNKTYEHFNAMGKYIDKRLAELGGKRVFDLGLGDDDSNLEEDFISWKEQFWPAVCEFFGVEATGEDSSIRQFELVVHNDINMNQVYTGEMGRLKSFQTQKPPFDSKNPFLAPVTVNRKLNKGGSRHLMHLELDISNSKIRYDAGDHVAVYPTNDAAVVNRIGERLGVDLDTVISLKNLDEESNKKHPFPCPTTYRMALTHYLDINNPPRTNVLYELAQYATDPKEQEIMRKVASASPEAKALYQNWVVDSERNILAILEDLPSLYPRIDHMCELLPRLQARYYSIASSAKVHPTSVHICAVVVEYTTKTERVFKGVATNWLKNKVITDNGHKPTVPMYVRRSQFRLPFKASNPVVMIGPGTGIAPFMGFIQERALQKEQGKEVGETILYFGCRHKNEDFLYQLELEDFERAGVLTQLNVAFSRDQEQKVYVQHLLKKNKEHLWKIIHSNNAHIYVCGDARNMARDVQTAFHEIAQEVGGLTHTQAVDYFKKLMTKGRYSQDVWS
- the LOC127636752 gene encoding NADPH--cytochrome P450 reductase-like isoform X2, whose translation is MKMEDMEGKMLSEKDQNPEPFLTSLDIFLFSLIAGLFIYWFFFRRRPEPVPEIKTVTTSASQPICETSFIEKLKKTNRNIVVFYGSQTGTAEEFSNRLAKDAHRYGMKGMAADPEEYDMSELSRLKEIPNSLAVFCMATYGEGDPTDNAQEFYDWMQGTDDNLEGVNFAVFGLGNKTYEHFNAMGKYIDKRLAELGGKRVFDLGLGDDDSNLEEDFISWKEQFWPAVCEFFGVEATGEDSSIRQFELVVHNDINMNQVYTGEMGRLKSFQTQKPPFDSKNPFLAPVTVNRKLNKGGSRHLMHLELDISNSKIRYDAGDHVAVYPTNDAAVVNRIGERLGVDLDTVISLKNLDEESNKKHPFPCPTTYRMALTHYLDINNPPRTNVLYELAQYATDPKEQEIMRKVASASPEAKALYQNWVVDSERNILAILEDLPSLYPRIDHMCELLPRLQARYYSIASSAKVHPTSVHICAVVVEYTTKTERVFKGVATNWLKNKVITDNGHKPTVPMYVRRSQFRLPFKASNPVVMIGPGTGIAPFMGFIQERALQKEQGKEVGETILYFGCRHKNEDFLYQLELEDFERAGVLTQLNVAFSRDQEQKVYVQHLLKKNKEHLWKIIHSNNAHIYVCGDARNMARDVQTAFHEIAQEVGGLTHTQAVDYFKKLMTKGRYSQDVWS